ACATACTCACCTCAGCTGCAAAGGTTTTCGGTAATTTCTACCGTTATTCATGCATCTGAAGTCATTATATTAATGAATAACTCCTTTGTAAATTTAAACTTAGGATTTATTCAGCAGGCCCTAAATAGCAATGACAGGTATTGTTGATATGACGATCCCGGCCATCTGCAGGGGATAGTCTGTTGAATACTCACCCTTGAAACTGACAAGACCCAGAGGAATTGTTTTCAATTTCTGACTGTTGATCAGAATCAGGGCAAATGGATATTCATTCCAGCTCGAAATAAATGCAAGCAGGCCTACTGCAACAATTACAGGCTTGGTAATAGGGAATATTATGGAAAACATAGTTCTAACAGTACCGCAGCCTTCCATAAATGCCGCTTCATCAAGGTCTTTTGGTATTCCCCTGATATAACTTTCTATTAAAAAGAGTGAAAAAGGTAAATTAAATACAACATAGGGCAATATGAGGGTAATTCTTTTATTGAAGAGTCCCATGGCCTTGAATTGTACAAAGATAGGAACAAGCAAAGCATGCATGGGAACAAGCATACCAAAGAGGAATAGAAAATAGATTATTCGATTTCCTTTAAACGGAAATCGAGCTAAAAGATAGGCAATTGTAAATGCAATTAAAACAGCCAGAGACATTGAAATGATTGCATTGAATGCACTATTCATTGACAACCTCCCTAAATCGGCAGACAAAAAGGCTCTGGAATAGTTTGTAAACTGCATCGCTTTCGGAAAACTTATTATGTCACGGTTAAATTCACTGCTTGTTTTCAGGGATGAATACATCAACCAGATCACAGGAAAAATACAGGATAAAGAAAACATCCATATGATTATATTCAGTGAATAAATCTTTATTTTTTTTAATATTGAAAATATCATATCAGAACTGTTCTTCATTTTTACTTCCCATTAAAGATCTTGTAAGGAGAATAATCATCATGCTCACCAATAAAATACCTATGGAAGCAGCGCTGCCATAACCTAGTTTATATTTGATAAAGGAGTTTCTATAGGCATACATGGACATTACCATTGAGCTGTTACCGGGTCCTCCGCCAGTCATGACAAGAATATGTGTAAAGATTTTCATACTTCCTGCAATACACATCATCACACAGACAACAATTGTATTTTTAATCAGTGGATAGATAATATAGAAAAGTTTTCTCCAGCCAACAGCTCCATCAAGTTCTGCCGACTCAAAGATCTCAGAGGGTATGGCAGTAATTCCTGAGGCGATGATGACTGTATAATACCCGATGTACTGCCAGACAATGGGAGCACTCACAGACAAGATGATAATACTCGGATCATCAAGCCAGGCTCTGATAAAGCCTTCAAGCCCCAGCCCTTTGAGGGTGAAATTAAGCAATCCATATTCCCGGCTGTAAACCATAGTCCAGATAAAACCGATAATGAT
This genomic window from Oceanispirochaeta sp. M1 contains:
- a CDS encoding carbohydrate ABC transporter permease, with translation MNNKNALYPGKLLLWTLLAPGVLLYVGIAIIPIFNAIILSFYKWSGGDSKTFLGFGNYVYLITDPLFWGSLKNNLLIGVISIIGQVGIALILAALFTSRDIKFVSFHRSVIFFPVVLAAIIIGFIWTMVYSREYGLLNFTLKGLGLEGFIRAWLDDPSIIILSVSAPIVWQYIGYYTVIIASGITAIPSEIFESAELDGAVGWRKLFYIIYPLIKNTIVVCVMMCIAGSMKIFTHILVMTGGGPGNSSMVMSMYAYRNSFIKYKLGYGSAASIGILLVSMMIILLTRSLMGSKNEEQF
- a CDS encoding carbohydrate ABC transporter permease, with amino-acid sequence MNSAFNAIISMSLAVLIAFTIAYLLARFPFKGNRIIYFLFLFGMLVPMHALLVPIFVQFKAMGLFNKRITLILPYVVFNLPFSLFLIESYIRGIPKDLDEAAFMEGCGTVRTMFSIIFPITKPVIVAVGLLAFISSWNEYPFALILINSQKLKTIPLGLVSFKGEYSTDYPLQMAGIVISTIPVIAI